Sequence from the Dehalococcoidia bacterium genome:
AGCGCGCTTCTCCATGTAGCGCATCAGGACGAAGAAGGGTAGGAAGCAGGCAAGCGCCGCAAATCCGGGCAAGAGCCAGCCTCCCAGGAGCATGAAGATTCCCGAGGAGATCGCCAGCGCCATCCCCAGGACGGAGACGATGCGGACGATGGCGAGGAGGGCGGTGGCGCGGTCGGGTTGCATCTGAGAGAGATCGTATCAACCGGGGCCTTTAGCGCCAGGGTTGCGAGCGGCCCTGGCTGGCCGCGGATCGCGGGACGCTACGCCTCCCAGCGTCGGAAGAGCAGCGCCGCATTGTGGCCCCCGAGGCCGATAGAGGTCGAAAGGGCGTATTCCAGCCCGGAGACTGGCCTCGCGGCATTTGGCACGTAGTCCAGGTCGCAGTCCGGGTCGGGGACAGCGTAGTGCATGGTCGGCGGCAGCAGTTGGCGTTCCAGCGCGAGGACCGTGACCAGCGCCTCGACGGCGCCAGCGGCGCCCATCATGTGGCCGGTCACCGACTTCGTCGAAGACACCGCGAGCGACCGCGCGTGCTCCCCGAACACCCGCTTGATCGCGGCCGTCTCCACCCGGTCGTTCAACGGCGTGCCTGTGCCGTGGGCGTTGATGTAGCCAACGGCGCCGGGAGGGACTGCTGCTTTGCGGAGCGCCATCTGCATGGCGAGCACCGGGCCCCTGCCGGAGTCCTCCGAGGCCACCATGTCGAAGGCGTCGTTGCTGGAGCCGTAGCCGGCGAGCTCGGCGCGGATGCGGGCGCCTCGTGCGAGGGCGTGCTCCAGGCTCTCGAGCACGACGGCGCCTGCGCCCTCGGCGACCACGAAGCCGTTGCGGCGGCGGTCAAATGGACGGCAGGACTCTTCGACCGGCTCCGAGATGCCGATGGCGCGCATCGCCGCGAAGGCCGAATAAACGATCTCGGAGAAGGGCGCCTCAGCACCACCGGCGACCATCACCTCCGCATCGCCGCGGCGGATGACCTCGGCCGCTTCGCCGATCGCCGCCGCACCGGTCGCGCAGGCGGCGACGACGGCCATGTTGGGGCCGGTCGCGCCGGTCAGGATGGCGATGTTGCCGGATACGGCGTCCGGCAGCATGTTCGTCAGGAGGAAGGGGCTGACGCGCCGCGGGCCGCCCTCGCGCAGGAGGCGGCTCTGCTCCTCGATGAGCATGAAGCCGCCAGACCCGCAGCCGAAGACCACTCCGGCTGAGTCGCCCAGGGCGACGCCCTCCGGGAAGCCGGCGTCGGCGAGAGCCTCCAGGGCGGCGGCGACGCCGAAGAGGGCGTAGCGGTCCATGCGGCGGGCTTCTTTCGGCGAGACGCCCCTCGGCTCGAAGCCCTTCACCTCGGCGCCGACATCCGCATCGAATTTCGAGCCGTCGAGGAGCGTAAGGCGGCCGATGCCGCTGCGGCCGGCGATGAGGGACTCCCAGGTCGTGGGAGCGTCGTTGCCGACGGGCGTGATGGCGCCGAGGCCGGTCACGACCACTCGGCGACGGCCGTTGGCGTCAGTGCCGGAGAGGAGTGTCATGCTGGCTGGCCGGACTCCAGGGGGGCGCCGATGCCCTTGATCTCCTCCGGACGGGCGTCTTCCACGGCCACGAACGGCAGATTGGCGCCAAAGCGCCGCGCGATGTTCGTCAGCGTGCGTCCGGGCCCGACCTCGACGAAGGTAGCGATGTTCTGGTTCACCAGCGCGCCCATGCACCGCACCCACTCGACCGCTTCGCAGATCTGGTCGGAAAGCTCCTGCACTATCTCGTCCGCCGTCGTGAGGAGGCTGCCATCCAGGTTGGAGACAAGCGGGGCGGTGGGCGTGAAGAAGCGCGTCTTTCGGATTGTCGGGGTGAGCTCGTCGGCGGCCGGGCGCATCACGGGGGTGTGGCCCGGCACGCTTATGGGCAGGCGCCGCACCGCAGCGCCCCTCTCGCGGGCGATCTGCATGGCCCGCTCCAGCGGGGCAATGTCGCCCGAGATCACGAACTGCTCGGGAGCGTTGTGGGCGGCGATGGCGATGGACTCGGTCCCGGAAACGGCGGCGCAGATCTCGGCGACCTCCTCGCGGCCGAGGCCGATGATGGTCGCAAGGCCGCCGGGACGCTGCTGCGCCCATTCCTTCATGATCCGGCCGCGGGTGCGGACGAGCTGCAGGCCGTCGTCCAGGGGCACGGCCTGAGCCGCCACAGCGGCGCTGAACTGGCCCAGGCTGTGGCCTGCGAAGGCCGCGGGCTTCAAACGCCCACCTACCTCTGCGACGCGCTCCTTCAAATACTCGAAGTACGCCACGCTGGTCGCGAGGATGGCGGGCTGGGTGTTCTCCGTGTCCTCGAGGTCCTCGGCGTCGCCCTCGACACAGAGGCGCGAGAGGCTGAAGTCGAGGGCGCGGTCAGCCTCTTCGAAGACGGCCCGGGCTGCGCGCGATATCTCGAGGAGGCGAGCGGCCATGCCCGGCCGCTGCGATCCCTGGCCGGGGAAAAGCAGGGCGAAGCGCGGCAACTGGAGGCCAGGCGTGGCCCGCTCCGACACCCGAGTGTCGGCATCCCTGTCAGGCACTCCGGCATCGACGCCCACGCGGCGCCTCCTTATGTGCGATTTGCGCAGCGCAAATATTAGCACGGACGCCGCGGCGGGGAATGGATACGCGCGGCTCGGGGCTCAACGTACGGCTCAGAAGGCAACCCTGGGGCATGGTCTTCGTCTTCTTCCGGATGAGGTCTCGCCTGCCCGGCCGTAATGCGCTATGCCTTATGGGTCATGCGAGCGGCGATCGTCCTGAACCCGTACGCCCGGAACGCGCCTTCATGGCAGAGGCTGCTATCGGCCGTGGCGGTCGAACGGCTGCGGGGCTGGGAGATCGAGGTCATGGAGAGCCGGGCGCCGATGCACGCCATCGGCCTGGCGCGCGAAGCGGCGCGGAAGGGCGCGCGAGTGGTCTTCGCCTGTGGCGGCGATGGCACGGTCAACGAGGTGATTAACGGCATCCTCGGGACGGGCGCGGCCCTGGGCGTGCTGCGGGCCGGCACGGGGAACGTTTTCGGCAAGGAAGTGCGCGTGCCGAGGAAGCTGGAGTCAGCGCTTTCCGTGCTCGACGAAGGACGGCTCTACCAGTTCGACCTGGGCTACGCGGAAGGACCTGCCGTTACCTTTGCGCCGCCGGACGCGTCCGGGCCGGCGCCGGCGGACGCCAGGCGCTACTTCCTGCTGATGGCGGGCATCGGCTTCGACGGCGCCGTCGTGCGGCGGGTGCCACGCGCGCCAAAGCGAGTCCTGGGGACGGCCTCGTACGTCATATGGGGCGCCGCCGAGGCGCTGCGCTTCAAAGGCACGCGGGTGAGCCTGAAATTGGACGGCCAGCGGCAGGAGATGGAAGTTTACTGGACACTGCTCGGTAATACGCGCTCCTACGGCGGCGTCGCGGACGTCGCCTTGCAGGCCGTCGCGGACGACGGGCTTCTCGACGCGTACCTTTTCTCAGGCAAGGGGCTGCCGTTCCTCATCAGCACGGGCGCCAGGATCGCCTTTCGACGCCACCAGAACGCCCCCAGCGTGACGTACGCACGTGTCGCCAGCCTGGAAATCGAGACGCCGGGCCTTCACGTACAGGCGGACGGAGAGTACTTCGGCGAGACGCCGATTCGCTTCGGCGTCGAGCGCCGGGTACTAGAGGTGCTGCTCATGCCCGGAGCCGCTGACCGCATCCTCACCGGCCAGGCCGGCGAGCCAGTGGTCCCTCAGGAAGCTTAGCGGCGAGGGCGCGTCGCGGGGTCGCCAGTCAGGCGGATATCGTGCCAGCGTCCACCCGGAAGGTAATGGCCGCCGCCATAAAGCCGGGGTCGAAGCCGTGAGTATCGGTGGCGGTGAACCAGACCTGGTCGAAGTCCGCGATGGTCGCGAGCACCGAGCGGCGACGCGCTTCGTCCAACTCCGAGACGATGTCGTCGAGGAGGAGCACAGGGGGGTCGGTGATGTCCCGCTCCAGGATGCGGGCTTCGGCCAGCCGCAAGGAGAGAGTGGCCGTACGCACCTGGGCCCGGGAGCCGAAGGAGCCCGCGGAGGCGCCGTTGATGCGGAGCGCGACCTCGTCCCTGTGGGGCCCCACAAGGGACATGCCGGCGGCAATCTCCCGGCGCCGGGCGCGCTGGAGCCCGCCGGCGAGCATTGCCTGAAAGTCCTCCAGGCCCGCCGGCGCCTCCGGCCGCCAGGACTCGTCCGCGGCAAGGCGCGGCCAGTATTCGAGGTCGAGGGCCTCCATGGCGTCGCCGCTGAGGTCCCGGTGGAAGGCAGCGGCGAGGGCCGCGAGCGAGGCGCAGGCCCGCGCGCGCGCCTGCACGATTATCGCTCCCTCCTGGACCAGCCTGTCGTCCCAGAAGTCCAATTCGTCCGGCGCGCCGATGCCTTCCTTGATGCGCTTGAGGACGGCGTTCCGCTGTTGTAGCACCCGCGCATACTGCTGGCCGGCGGTGTAGTAGCGCCTGTCGAGCTGCGAGAGCATTTCGTCAAGGAAGCGCCTCCGCTCCGAGGGCGGACCGGTGATTATCGCCATGTCCTCGGCCGTAAACTGCACAGCCCGCAGGTTGCCGACGAAGTCGGCGGCACGGCGTGGGATGCCGTTGACGCGCAGCCGCTTGCCTGCCCGGGCGCCCGTCTTGGGGCTCGGCCCGGCGATGATCACCTCGAGTTGGAGGCTGCCCGTGCGCCGCTCGACGGCGCCTGTCACCCGCGCGACGGGCTGGGGGTCGGCTTCTGCCTCCCAGCTGATCATCTCGGCTTCGCTGGCCGCGCGGCCGGAACGCCCGTTGGCGAGCAGGTACACAGCCTCCAGCAGGTTGCTCTTGCCCTGAGCGTTAGCGCCGAGGAAGAGGAGGTTTCCTCTGGGAAGAGAGAGATCGAGTTGCAGGTAGTTCCGAAAGGCCGTGAGCTGCAGCCGTCTCAGATACAAAGGAGACCCCGGGCAATTATGGCACGGGGCAGCCCGCGGGCCGGCCGGGCTTCAGGCGGGGGCGATGCGCAGGCGCAGGCGCGACATCTCCGGCTTCGAGTCTTCGATGGCGGCCGTGAACGGGGTCGAACGCCGCAACCAGTCGGCGATTTCCGTCGCCGTGACAGGCGCTGTCAGATGCACGAGAAGGCGGGAGTCGCCCTCCTGGTAGCGCTCGACGGAGACGCCGGCGACCTGCTCCATCGCCGAGACAGCTTTTTGCACCTCCATTAGCGCCTGGA
This genomic interval carries:
- the fabF gene encoding beta-ketoacyl-ACP synthase II produces the protein MTLLSGTDANGRRRVVVTGLGAITPVGNDAPTTWESLIAGRSGIGRLTLLDGSKFDADVGAEVKGFEPRGVSPKEARRMDRYALFGVAAALEALADAGFPEGVALGDSAGVVFGCGSGGFMLIEEQSRLLREGGPRRVSPFLLTNMLPDAVSGNIAILTGATGPNMAVVAACATGAAAIGEAAEVIRRGDAEVMVAGGAEAPFSEIVYSAFAAMRAIGISEPVEESCRPFDRRRNGFVVAEGAGAVVLESLEHALARGARIRAELAGYGSSNDAFDMVASEDSGRGPVLAMQMALRKAAVPPGAVGYINAHGTGTPLNDRVETAAIKRVFGEHARSLAVSSTKSVTGHMMGAAGAVEALVTVLALERQLLPPTMHYAVPDPDCDLDYVPNAARPVSGLEYALSTSIGLGGHNAALLFRRWEA
- a CDS encoding ACP S-malonyltransferase: MGVDAGVPDRDADTRVSERATPGLQLPRFALLFPGQGSQRPGMAARLLEISRAARAVFEEADRALDFSLSRLCVEGDAEDLEDTENTQPAILATSVAYFEYLKERVAEVGGRLKPAAFAGHSLGQFSAAVAAQAVPLDDGLQLVRTRGRIMKEWAQQRPGGLATIIGLGREEVAEICAAVSGTESIAIAAHNAPEQFVISGDIAPLERAMQIARERGAAVRRLPISVPGHTPVMRPAADELTPTIRKTRFFTPTAPLVSNLDGSLLTTADEIVQELSDQICEAVEWVRCMGALVNQNIATFVEVGPGRTLTNIARRFGANLPFVAVEDARPEEIKGIGAPLESGQPA
- a CDS encoding diacylglycerol kinase family protein, with the protein product MRYALWVMRAAIVLNPYARNAPSWQRLLSAVAVERLRGWEIEVMESRAPMHAIGLAREAARKGARVVFACGGDGTVNEVINGILGTGAALGVLRAGTGNVFGKEVRVPRKLESALSVLDEGRLYQFDLGYAEGPAVTFAPPDASGPAPADARRYFLLMAGIGFDGAVVRRVPRAPKRVLGTASYVIWGAAEALRFKGTRVSLKLDGQRQEMEVYWTLLGNTRSYGGVADVALQAVADDGLLDAYLFSGKGLPFLISTGARIAFRRHQNAPSVTYARVASLEIETPGLHVQADGEYFGETPIRFGVERRVLEVLLMPGAADRILTGQAGEPVVPQEA
- the recF gene encoding DNA replication/repair protein RecF, which encodes MYLRRLQLTAFRNYLQLDLSLPRGNLLFLGANAQGKSNLLEAVYLLANGRSGRAASEAEMISWEAEADPQPVARVTGAVERRTGSLQLEVIIAGPSPKTGARAGKRLRVNGIPRRAADFVGNLRAVQFTAEDMAIITGPPSERRRFLDEMLSQLDRRYYTAGQQYARVLQQRNAVLKRIKEGIGAPDELDFWDDRLVQEGAIIVQARARACASLAALAAAFHRDLSGDAMEALDLEYWPRLAADESWRPEAPAGLEDFQAMLAGGLQRARRREIAAGMSLVGPHRDEVALRINGASAGSFGSRAQVRTATLSLRLAEARILERDITDPPVLLLDDIVSELDEARRRSVLATIADFDQVWFTATDTHGFDPGFMAAAITFRVDAGTISA